From Streptomyces sp. Edi4, one genomic window encodes:
- a CDS encoding ABC transporter ATP-binding protein yields the protein MAGRAGTASTADAADVIEVEELRRTYAGGFEAVAGISFSVARGELFALLGTNGAGKTSTVELLEGLAPPSGGRVRVLGHDPYTERAAVRPRTGVMLQEGGFPAELTVAETLRMWAGCTSGARPVADALELVGLGGRSGVRVKQLSGGEKRRLDLALALLARPEVLFLDEPTTGLDVEGRRATWELVRALRDGGTTVLLTTHYLEEAEALADRLAILHEGHIAASGRGGDVVAAQPSHLSFDLPDGYHLGDLPPLGRLGVTSHETAGRTVRLKTQTLQLAATELLVWARDSGVELRGLDVRSASLEEAFLKIAQDRRGAKETVR from the coding sequence ATGGCAGGCAGAGCAGGTACAGCAAGTACAGCAGACGCAGCAGATGTGATCGAGGTCGAGGAGCTGCGGCGCACCTACGCCGGCGGTTTCGAGGCCGTCGCCGGGATCTCCTTCTCCGTGGCGCGCGGTGAACTCTTCGCGCTGCTCGGCACCAACGGCGCGGGCAAGACCTCCACCGTCGAACTCCTCGAAGGCCTCGCCCCGCCGAGCGGCGGCCGCGTGCGGGTGCTCGGCCACGACCCGTACACCGAACGGGCCGCCGTGCGCCCCCGTACCGGTGTGATGCTCCAGGAGGGCGGCTTCCCCGCCGAACTCACCGTCGCCGAGACCCTGCGCATGTGGGCGGGGTGCACCAGCGGCGCCCGGCCGGTCGCCGACGCGCTCGAACTCGTGGGCCTCGGCGGGCGCTCGGGCGTCCGGGTCAAACAGCTCTCCGGAGGCGAGAAGCGCCGGCTCGATCTGGCGCTCGCGCTGCTCGCACGGCCCGAAGTGCTCTTCCTGGACGAGCCGACCACCGGTCTCGACGTCGAAGGGCGGCGCGCCACCTGGGAGTTGGTACGGGCGCTGCGCGACGGCGGCACCACCGTGCTCCTGACCACCCACTACCTGGAGGAGGCCGAGGCGCTTGCCGACCGCCTCGCGATCCTGCACGAGGGGCACATCGCGGCGAGCGGGCGGGGCGGGGACGTGGTCGCGGCCCAGCCCTCGCACCTCTCCTTCGACCTGCCCGACGGCTACCACCTGGGCGACCTGCCGCCGCTCGGCCGGCTCGGCGTCACCAGCCACGAGACGGCGGGCCGCACCGTGCGGCTGAAGACCCAGACCCTCCAACTCGCGGCCACCGAGCTGCTGGTGTGGGCCCGGGACAGCGGCGTCGAGCTGCGGGGGCTCGATGTGCGCTCGGCCTCGCTCGAAGAGGCGTTCTTGAAGATCGCGCAGGACCGGCGCGGAGCGAAGGAGACCGTTCGATGA
- a CDS encoding Lsr2 family protein: protein MAQRVVVTLSDDMDGGEAAETVTFGLDGKVYEIDLNPANAKKLRKALAPYVLAGRKQSKSGKTYRHTAVAPDPAAVRAWARSHKMDVPARGRIPKKVYEAFAEAS from the coding sequence GTGGCTCAGCGCGTAGTGGTCACACTCTCCGATGACATGGACGGCGGAGAAGCGGCGGAAACAGTCACGTTCGGCCTGGACGGAAAGGTCTACGAGATCGATCTCAATCCCGCCAATGCAAAGAAACTGCGCAAGGCGCTCGCGCCTTACGTACTGGCGGGCCGCAAGCAGTCGAAGTCCGGGAAGACCTACCGGCACACCGCGGTCGCCCCCGACCCGGCGGCGGTCCGCGCCTGGGCGCGCTCGCACAAGATGGACGTCCCGGCCAGGGGCCGGATCCCGAAGAAGGTCTACGAGGCGTTCGCCGAGGCGAGCTGA
- the purS gene encoding phosphoribosylformylglycinamidine synthase subunit PurS: MARVVVDVMLKPEILDPQGQAVQRALPRLGFEGIGDVRQGKRFELEVEGPVDEAALARIHEMAETFLANTVIEDFTVKVEEQSE; the protein is encoded by the coding sequence GTGGCACGCGTCGTAGTCGACGTCATGCTCAAGCCGGAAATCCTCGACCCGCAGGGACAGGCGGTGCAGCGCGCACTGCCCCGTCTCGGCTTCGAGGGGATCGGCGACGTACGTCAGGGAAAGCGTTTCGAGCTCGAGGTCGAGGGGCCGGTCGACGAGGCCGCCCTCGCCCGCATCCACGAGATGGCCGAGACCTTCCTCGCCAACACCGTCATCGAGGACTTCACCGTCAAGGTCGAGGAGCAGTCCGAGTGA
- the purQ gene encoding phosphoribosylformylglycinamidine synthase subunit PurQ — protein MRIGVVTFPGTLDDRDSLRAVRVAGAEPVSLWHRDKDLKQVDAVVLAGGFSYGDYLRAGAISRFSPVMETVIEQAKAGLPVLGICNGFQILTESHLLPGAMLRNNHLHFICREQKLRVENAETAWTADYTAGQEIQVPLKNMDGRYVADERTLDELEAEGRVAFRYLDTNPNGSLRDIAGITNAAGNVVGLMPHPEHAVEPLIGTGRTDGLGFFTSILKKLVNA, from the coding sequence ATTCGAATCGGCGTCGTCACCTTCCCCGGCACGCTGGACGACCGGGACAGTCTGCGGGCCGTGCGCGTCGCGGGCGCCGAGCCGGTCTCGCTCTGGCACCGCGACAAGGACCTCAAGCAGGTCGACGCGGTCGTCCTGGCCGGCGGGTTCAGTTACGGGGACTATCTGCGGGCCGGGGCCATCTCCCGGTTCTCGCCGGTGATGGAGACGGTCATCGAGCAGGCGAAGGCCGGCCTCCCGGTCCTCGGCATCTGCAACGGTTTCCAGATCCTCACCGAGTCGCACCTGCTGCCCGGCGCCATGCTCCGCAACAACCACCTGCACTTCATCTGCCGCGAGCAGAAGCTGCGGGTGGAGAACGCGGAGACCGCCTGGACCGCCGACTACACGGCGGGGCAGGAGATCCAGGTCCCGCTCAAGAACATGGACGGCCGGTACGTCGCGGACGAGCGCACGCTCGACGAGCTGGAGGCCGAGGGCCGGGTCGCGTTCCGCTACCTGGACACCAACCCGAACGGCTCGCTGCGTGACATCGCCGGCATCACCAACGCCGCCGGCAACGTCGTCGGCCTGATGCCGCACCCCGAGCACGCCGTGGAGCCGCTGATCGGTACGGGCCGTACCGACGGCCTCGGATTCTTCACCTCGATCCTGAAGAAGCTGGTCAACGCCTGA
- a CDS encoding MFS transporter, protein MTRAQTLIGFIVCVTTILLAVLDMNIVSAATVPIARDLDPAHGVDKIPWLISAFALASAAALPLYGKLCDSLGAKKVLVASLAVFLLGSALCGAAQSMPELIAARALQGLGGGGLMSVTMVVLAQLAPVGGSGASGAGGIVGGVGMAVGPWIGGTLADHANWRWIFYINLPLGLAALVGAVLVLKLPVSPVRHRVDYLGAALAAAFTSTLLLATSWGGKQHAWDSPEIIGLLVACVLALALFLRRQTRAAEPVLPLSMFKVPQLRYGFAIQGLVGAAMMGALVYVMVYLQTVRGIEPAAAGLYLIPMALGMTAVGLGAGRLAERGRRTKTFVLTGTIASALGLATLATLDASSSLWLVRAALLLMGCGFGLLIGQLIPYVQGAAPVGQLGVATTSIRFFQTLGNALGAAVFGTLLSRVYEAKVPGGSTSAIARLTGAARERATHGFTGAMDVVFLVAAGVMVAAAVLAARLPDDVRPAPAPADEAADEAELVAA, encoded by the coding sequence ATGACCCGGGCCCAGACCCTCATCGGCTTCATCGTCTGCGTCACCACGATCCTGCTGGCCGTGCTCGACATGAACATCGTCTCGGCGGCCACCGTCCCCATCGCCCGCGATCTGGACCCCGCCCACGGCGTCGACAAGATCCCCTGGCTGATCAGCGCCTTCGCACTCGCATCGGCCGCCGCGCTCCCCCTGTACGGCAAGCTCTGCGACAGCCTCGGCGCCAAGAAGGTCCTCGTCGCCTCCCTCGCCGTCTTCCTGCTCGGCTCCGCCCTGTGCGGCGCCGCCCAGTCCATGCCCGAACTGATCGCGGCCCGCGCCCTCCAGGGCCTCGGCGGCGGCGGGCTCATGAGCGTCACGATGGTGGTGCTCGCCCAGCTCGCACCCGTCGGCGGCAGCGGGGCGAGCGGGGCGGGCGGCATCGTCGGTGGGGTCGGCATGGCCGTCGGCCCCTGGATCGGCGGCACCCTCGCCGACCACGCGAACTGGCGCTGGATCTTCTACATCAACCTGCCGCTCGGCCTGGCCGCCCTGGTCGGCGCCGTCCTCGTACTGAAGCTCCCGGTCTCCCCCGTCCGCCACCGCGTCGACTACCTCGGCGCCGCACTCGCCGCCGCCTTCACCAGCACACTGCTCCTGGCGACCAGCTGGGGCGGCAAGCAGCACGCCTGGGACTCGCCGGAGATCATCGGCCTGCTCGTGGCCTGCGTCCTTGCGCTCGCCCTGTTCCTGCGCCGCCAGACCCGCGCCGCGGAGCCCGTCCTGCCGCTCTCGATGTTCAAGGTGCCCCAGCTGCGGTACGGCTTCGCGATCCAGGGCCTGGTCGGCGCCGCCATGATGGGCGCGCTCGTCTACGTCATGGTCTACCTCCAGACCGTGCGCGGCATCGAGCCCGCGGCGGCCGGGCTCTACCTGATCCCCATGGCTCTCGGCATGACCGCCGTCGGCCTGGGCGCCGGGCGGCTGGCCGAGCGGGGCCGGCGTACGAAGACCTTCGTGCTGACCGGCACGATCGCCTCCGCGCTTGGCCTCGCGACGCTCGCCACCCTGGACGCGTCCAGTTCGCTCTGGCTGGTCCGCGCCGCCCTGCTCCTCATGGGCTGCGGGTTCGGCCTGCTCATAGGCCAGCTCATCCCGTACGTCCAAGGGGCCGCCCCCGTCGGCCAGTTGGGCGTCGCCACCACCAGCATCCGGTTCTTCCAGACCCTGGGCAACGCGCTCGGCGCCGCCGTCTTCGGCACGCTGCTCAGCCGGGTCTACGAAGCGAAGGTGCCGGGCGGCTCGACCAGCGCCATCGCCCGGCTGACCGGCGCCGCCCGGGAGCGCGCGACCCACGGCTTCACCGGCGCGATGGACGTGGTCTTCCTCGTGGCGGCCGGCGTCATGGTGGCGGCCGCCGTGCTCGCCGCCCGGCTGCCCGACGACGTCCGGCCCGCCCCCGCCCCCGCCGACGAAGCCGCCGACGAGGCCGAACTGGTCGCCGCCTGA